The proteins below come from a single Mesobacillus jeotgali genomic window:
- a CDS encoding ABC transporter permease subunit: MNKSLIFGLIILSFLMVITFIAPYLPFVDTSLKDTVMRQKEGGGFELPPFAPSADFPIGSDHNGVDLLSRLLLGTKETLLTILAIVLIRYIIALPLAMASFYSRFFHRILILWNRLFSFMPPIFFVILIIGTPFILFSDNRYLWILIVLAMIEVGRVADIFYQGMVEISKRPYVEAGIVAGSSPLTMLKNYYWPPLRPSFIVQFFSDLGRTLFLIGQLGIIEIFLSVEFVSQLSGGYKTLNTSNVWPTYFVDITQHIWSHPWLPITGTLAIGLTIFAFSMTSSGLQQYYDKKYKRT; encoded by the coding sequence ATGAATAAATCACTGATATTTGGCTTGATCATATTGTCTTTTCTAATGGTCATTACATTTATAGCACCATATCTTCCGTTCGTGGATACTTCATTAAAAGATACGGTCATGAGGCAAAAGGAAGGTGGAGGCTTTGAACTTCCTCCGTTTGCGCCATCGGCGGATTTTCCGATTGGATCGGACCATAACGGTGTTGACCTATTAAGCAGGCTGCTGCTGGGGACGAAAGAAACACTGTTAACCATTCTTGCAATCGTCCTGATCCGGTATATCATTGCGCTTCCCTTGGCGATGGCGAGTTTTTATTCGCGATTCTTTCACAGAATCTTGATCCTCTGGAACCGCTTGTTTTCATTCATGCCTCCGATTTTCTTTGTCATCTTAATCATCGGGACCCCGTTTATCCTTTTTTCGGATAATCGATACCTGTGGATTTTGATTGTGCTGGCCATGATTGAAGTGGGCAGGGTAGCGGATATTTTTTATCAGGGGATGGTGGAAATTTCAAAAAGGCCTTATGTGGAAGCAGGAATTGTCGCGGGCTCGTCGCCGCTGACAATGTTGAAAAACTACTACTGGCCGCCACTCCGGCCTTCTTTCATCGTCCAGTTTTTCTCGGATTTGGGGAGAACGCTGTTTCTTATCGGCCAGCTCGGAATCATCGAAATCTTTTTAAGTGTCGAATTCGTTTCCCAGCTTAGTGGAGGGTATAAGACATTGAACACTTCCAATGTGTGGCCAACCTACTTTGTGGATATCACTCAACATATCTGGTCGCATCCGTGGCTTCCAATCACCGGAACCCTTGCCATCGGTTTGACTATTTTTGCTTTTTCAATGACCAGCAGCGGCTTGCAGCAGTATTATGATAAAAAGTATAAAAGAACTTAG
- a CDS encoding BsuPI-related putative proteinase inhibitor, translating to MKKLWMILLLGLLITGCGTGNQVSNNDEDKGGAGIVAGEMAASLTEESPLIFQYEVKNQTEEEVTLEFTSSQRYDYSVKTKDGSEVFLFSSVAAFLQVLGEEKLKQGDSLTYEINLHELSLEKGEYILTAWMTPKNGKKYEVTKEFTVQ from the coding sequence ATGAAAAAGTTATGGATGATATTGCTGCTTGGGCTGCTGATCACTGGTTGTGGAACGGGAAACCAGGTTTCGAATAATGATGAGGATAAGGGAGGTGCCGGAATCGTGGCGGGAGAAATGGCTGCAAGTTTGACAGAGGAAAGCCCGCTGATTTTTCAATATGAAGTGAAGAATCAGACGGAGGAAGAAGTGACTCTAGAATTTACGAGTTCACAAAGATACGATTATTCGGTTAAAACGAAAGATGGCAGTGAGGTGTTTTTGTTCTCAAGTGTTGCGGCCTTTTTACAGGTACTGGGAGAAGAGAAGTTGAAGCAGGGGGATTCGCTGACATATGAAATAAACCTCCATGAATTGTCGCTTGAAAAAGGAGAATATATTCTTACTGCGTGGATGACACCTAAGAACGGGAAGAAGTACGAAGTGACGAAGGAATTCACGGTACAGTAA
- the rlmD gene encoding 23S rRNA (uracil(1939)-C(5))-methyltransferase RlmD, whose amino-acid sequence MSKTIPVKKNDFIDVVFEDLTHDGAGVAKVDGYPIFVQGGLPGEKANIKVTKVNKGYGFGRLMEILERSTFRVECPAEDAHKYGGCQLQHISYEGQLKYKENQVKQVLTRIGKLEDVVVHPILGMDNPWHYRNKAQVPVGEKDGKLIAGFFKPRSHEIVDTDESLLHLHEINEAIKMVKEIASELGIQPYNEEKHKGVLRHIMARYGRQTGELMVVIVTRTNEIPQQNKLVNEIVARLPKVKSIVHNINSKKTNVIMGDKTEILWGSEVIYDYIGDIKFAISARSFYQVNPEQTKVLYDKALEYTELTGEESVIDAYCGIGTISLFLAQKAKKVFGVEIVPEAIEDAKRNAELNGITNAEFAVGEAERVIPAWYEEGNSADVLVVDPPRKGCDEALLQTIIDMKPKQVVYVSCNPATLARDLRFLEDGGYKTVEVQPVDMFPQTTHCEAVAKIVLA is encoded by the coding sequence ATGAGTAAAACAATCCCGGTTAAAAAGAACGATTTTATAGATGTAGTATTTGAAGATTTGACGCATGACGGAGCGGGTGTGGCCAAGGTTGATGGCTACCCGATTTTTGTCCAGGGCGGACTACCTGGCGAAAAGGCAAACATCAAAGTGACCAAGGTGAACAAGGGTTATGGCTTTGGCCGCCTGATGGAGATTCTTGAAAGAAGCACCTTCCGTGTTGAGTGTCCGGCTGAGGATGCCCATAAATACGGTGGCTGCCAGCTGCAGCATATCAGCTATGAGGGGCAGCTGAAGTATAAGGAAAACCAGGTGAAGCAAGTGCTGACACGGATTGGCAAGCTTGAGGATGTTGTGGTTCATCCGATTTTGGGAATGGACAACCCCTGGCATTACCGGAACAAAGCACAGGTGCCAGTTGGCGAAAAGGACGGGAAGCTGATCGCAGGCTTCTTCAAGCCGCGCAGCCATGAAATTGTCGATACAGACGAGAGCCTGCTCCATCTTCACGAAATCAATGAGGCGATCAAGATGGTAAAAGAAATCGCCAGCGAGCTGGGCATTCAACCTTATAATGAGGAAAAACATAAAGGTGTGCTTCGCCACATCATGGCCCGTTACGGAAGACAAACCGGGGAGCTGATGGTTGTGATTGTGACCAGGACAAATGAGATTCCTCAGCAAAATAAGCTGGTGAATGAAATCGTCGCAAGGCTGCCTAAGGTAAAATCAATCGTCCATAATATTAACTCGAAGAAAACGAATGTGATCATGGGAGACAAAACAGAGATCCTCTGGGGCAGCGAGGTCATCTATGACTATATCGGTGACATCAAGTTCGCTATTTCCGCACGCTCGTTCTATCAGGTGAATCCTGAACAGACAAAGGTGCTCTACGACAAAGCGCTTGAATACACTGAGCTTACTGGCGAAGAGTCCGTTATTGACGCCTACTGCGGCATCGGCACGATCTCGTTATTTTTAGCGCAAAAAGCAAAGAAGGTATTCGGCGTCGAAATCGTCCCCGAAGCCATTGAAGACGCAAAGCGAAACGCCGAACTGAACGGCATCACCAACGCCGAATTCGCAGTAGGGGAAGCCGAAAGAGTTATCCCGGCATGGTATGAAGAAGGAAACTCAGCAGATGTGCTAGTAGTTGACCCGCCGCGCAAAGGCTGCGACGAAGCGCTGCTGCAAACCATCATCGACATGAAACCAAAGCAGGTTGTGTACGTATCATGTAACCCGGCCACATTAGCCAGGGATTTGCGGTTCCTAGAAGATGGCGGGTATAAGACAGTTGAAGTACAGCCAGTTGACATGTTCCCGCAGACGACGCATTGTGAAGCTGTTGCGAAGATTGTATTAGCATAA
- a CDS encoding HAD family hydrolase, whose product MDSIIFDLDGTIWDPIDTVLSAWNNVIRKSNLINVELTRKDFEGTMGLQMNEISKKLFPALNNKEREKLIIDCCEVEQSILGKNGGVLFHNVENVLKELSQKYKLYIVSNCQDGYIEAFYKFHRLDKYFLDFENPGRTGLSKGENIKLVIERNNLLNPVYVGDTQGDLEAARFANIPFIYAEYGFGQVSEYDMKVKSFEELLRVF is encoded by the coding sequence TTGGATAGTATAATTTTTGATTTAGATGGAACCATCTGGGATCCAATAGACACTGTACTTAGTGCCTGGAATAACGTTATAAGAAAAAGTAATCTCATAAATGTTGAATTAACCCGGAAAGACTTTGAAGGTACGATGGGTTTACAGATGAATGAAATAAGCAAGAAACTCTTCCCTGCCTTAAATAATAAAGAACGGGAAAAATTAATAATAGATTGTTGCGAAGTAGAACAATCTATCTTAGGAAAAAATGGAGGGGTTCTTTTTCACAATGTAGAGAATGTCCTAAAAGAGCTTTCTCAAAAATACAAACTATACATCGTCAGTAACTGCCAAGATGGTTATATAGAAGCTTTTTATAAGTTTCATAGGCTTGATAAGTATTTTTTAGACTTCGAAAATCCAGGTAGAACGGGTCTATCAAAAGGTGAAAATATTAAATTAGTTATTGAGAGAAATAACTTATTGAATCCAGTTTATGTGGGTGACACACAAGGTGACTTGGAAGCAGCCAGATTTGCTAATATTCCCTTTATTTATGCTGAATATGGATTTGGCCAAGTAAGTGAATATGATATGAAGGTTAAGAGTTTTGAAGAACTTTTAAGAGTATTCTAG
- a CDS encoding DUF429 domain-containing protein produces MRVIGIDLSGPRNHKDTVLTIFKQEGRHLQLIKWVNHLSDQDILREVFEQSQLDELVIGIDAPLSYEDGGGDRKGDRELRKFIVNLGMKSGSIMPPTLNRMVYLTLRGIKLSREIENLNSAYPISLVEVHPGAVIGSRLSKHNIGYVLAYKQEQSARSYIRNWFMEQGLTQLPIEIEAESHSIDACAAALGAWHWKDPSYNAKWIFPACHPLHPYDYCC; encoded by the coding sequence ATGAGAGTAATCGGAATCGATTTATCAGGGCCAAGAAATCATAAGGATACAGTTCTCACTATTTTTAAACAAGAGGGAAGACATCTGCAATTAATTAAGTGGGTAAATCATTTAAGTGATCAGGACATATTGCGAGAGGTTTTTGAACAAAGTCAGTTGGATGAGTTGGTTATCGGGATTGATGCTCCATTATCCTATGAGGACGGGGGAGGAGATAGAAAAGGTGATCGGGAACTAAGAAAATTCATTGTGAATTTAGGGATGAAATCTGGGTCAATCATGCCGCCAACCTTAAATAGAATGGTGTATTTAACATTAAGGGGAATAAAACTTAGTAGAGAAATTGAAAATTTAAACTCCGCGTATCCAATTTCTTTAGTGGAAGTCCATCCAGGCGCTGTAATTGGATCGAGACTGTCCAAACACAATATTGGATATGTGTTGGCTTACAAACAAGAACAATCAGCTAGAAGTTATATTCGGAATTGGTTTATGGAGCAGGGGCTTACACAATTACCTATTGAAATTGAAGCAGAGAGCCATTCTATCGATGCATGTGCCGCTGCGTTAGGTGCATGGCATTGGAAGGATCCTTCGTATAATGCAAAGTGGATATTCCCCGCTTGTCATCCGCTGCATCCTTATGACTACTGCTGTTAA